A single region of the Manihot esculenta cultivar AM560-2 chromosome 12, M.esculenta_v8, whole genome shotgun sequence genome encodes:
- the LOC110628830 gene encoding dr1-associated corepressor has product MAENTEEVKRPQFPTGRVKRIVKLDKDINKVTSDALLMVSRSTELFLQFLAEKSAEVAMEKKRKIVKLDHIRIAVKRHQPTRDFLLDSLPVPTHLSGKPPVEKTRPTPAADKSLPPGTRRIDSFFAKSANEAPVQINEN; this is encoded by the coding sequence ATGGCAGAGAACACAGAAGAGGTGAAGCGGCCCCAATTTCCAACTGGAAGGGTCAAGAGAATAGTGAAACTGGACAAAGACATCAACAAGGTCACCTCAGACGCTTTGTTAATGGTTTCCCGATCCACCGAGCTATTTCTCCAATTCCTCGCAGAGAAATCGGCGGAAGTTGCAATGGAGAAGAAGCGAAAGATCGTGAAACTCGATCACATTCGAATTGCCGTTAAGAGGCATCAGCCTACCAGGGATTTCCTTCTCGACTCGCTTCCTGTGCCAACTCACTTATCCGGTAAGCCACCAGTTGAGAAGACTCGTCCTACTCCCGCGGCAGATAAATCGCTCCCTCCTGGAACTCGCCGGATCGACTCTTTCTTTGCTAAGTCGGCAAATGAAGCTCCGGTTCAGATAAATGAAAACTAG
- the LOC110627883 gene encoding 65-kDa microtubule-associated protein 8 isoform X2 — protein MRLRKEERVNQFRAVKGQIQKISAEIAGQSVYDDSITNVIVNENDLSLKKLEEYQIELQTLHNEKNDRLQQVETYIDTIHRLSTTLGMESSMIVTKVHPSLNELCGISKNISDSILAKLNITVESLKEEKQKRLEKLHHLGKALTNLWNLMGTPYEDRRLFSHVTGLLPVSSDEVSDPGSLTLNIMQQAEAEVKRLDQLKASKMKELFFKKQNELENICNKSHMEIPSRPEIDNIITLINSGEIDHADLLMSMDEQIARAKEEASSRKEIMEKVERWMLARDEERWLEEYSMDENRYSVSRGAHKNLRRAERARGIVNKIPVLVASLIAKTKNWEEERKKVFLFDDVPLLAMLEEYNMSRQEREEEKQRQREKKKVQSQVVVDQDNAFGSRPGTSSRRLSNRSINGGFSNATPLNRRLSLSIHQLGNNSINSASQNISLMKDGRKIQGQKMFARPGFASHLRDETASVVSTFSGPVSP, from the exons ATGAGGTTGAGGAAAGAAGAAAGAGTGAACCAGTTTCGAGCTGTGAAAGGGcaaattcaaaaaatttctGCAGAAATTGCAGGTCAGTCAGTGTATGACGACTCAATAACAAATGTCATAGTAAACGAGAATGATCTTTCCTTGAAGAAACTAGAGGAATACCAGATTGAGCTACAAACCCTTCACAACGAGAAG AATGACAGGCTCCAGCAAGTGGAGACATATATAGACACAATTCACAGATTATCCACAACATTAGGGATGGAATCTTCCATGATTGTAACCAAAGTTCATCCAAGTTTGAACGAACTGTGTGGCATATCAAAAAATATAAGTGACAGTATTCTGGCCAAACTCAACATCACCGTGGAATCTCTCAAGGAAGAAAAACAAAAGCGACTTGAAAAG CTTCACCATCTAGGAAAAGCATTGACAAATTTATGGAATCTTATGGGTACACCCTATGAAGATCGCCGGCTGTTTTCTCATGTCACTGGCTTGTTACCTGTCTCATCAGATGAAGTATCTGATCCTGGAAGCCTTACCCTGAATATAATGCAGCAG GCTGAAGCAGAAGTAAAGCGACTGGATCAATTAAAGGCAAGTAAGATGAAAGAGCTTTTCTTCAAGAAGCAGAATGAGCTAGAGAATATATGTAATAAATCACACATGGAGATCCCTTCACGACCTGAGATTGATAATATCATTACACTTataaactcgg GGGAGATAGACCATGCTGATCTCCTCATGAGCATGGACGAACAAATAGCAAGAGCAAAAGAAGAAGCTTCTAGTAGGAAGGAAATAATGGAAAAGGTTGAAAGGTGGATGTTAGCGCGAGATGAGGAACGCTGGTTAGAAGAATATAGCATG GATGAAAATCGATATTCAGTTAGCAGAGGTGCTCATAAGAATCTGAGACGTGCAGAACGTGCTCGAGGAATAGTGAACAAAATCCCAG TTTTGGTGGCCTCGCTTATAGCAAAGACCAAGAAttgggaagaagaaagaaagaaagtattcttatttgatgat GTACCTCTGTTGGCTATGTTGGAAGAATACAACATGTCAAGGCAGGAGAGAGAGGAAGAGAAGCAAAGACAAAGG GAAAAGAAGAAGGTGCAGAGCCAGGTAGTAGTCGACCAAGATAATGCATTCGGGTCCAGACCAGGCACCAGTAGTCGACGTCTTTCAAACAGAAGCATAAACGGAGGCTTTAGCAATGCAACCCCTTTAAATAGAAGGCTTTCTCTGAGTATCCATCAGTTGGGAAACAACAGCATCAATTCTGCATCTCAAAATATATCTTTGATGAAGGACGGACGGAAAATACAGGGACAAAAGATGTTTGCTCGACCTGGCTTTGCTTCCCATCTTCGAGATGAAACAGCTTCAGTGGTCTCAACATTTTCTGGCCCTGTATCTCCCTGA
- the LOC110627883 gene encoding 65-kDa microtubule-associated protein 8 isoform X1, with product MGSFQTPIGMRSSALLETSCGYLLQELQIIWDEVGEDQFEREKVLLDLEQECLEVYRRKVDSANISRARLHQELAESEAEFTHLLLSLGERSLPGRPEKKSGTLKEQLDAITPALREMRLRKEERVNQFRAVKGQIQKISAEIAGQSVYDDSITNVIVNENDLSLKKLEEYQIELQTLHNEKNDRLQQVETYIDTIHRLSTTLGMESSMIVTKVHPSLNELCGISKNISDSILAKLNITVESLKEEKQKRLEKLHHLGKALTNLWNLMGTPYEDRRLFSHVTGLLPVSSDEVSDPGSLTLNIMQQAEAEVKRLDQLKASKMKELFFKKQNELENICNKSHMEIPSRPEIDNIITLINSGEIDHADLLMSMDEQIARAKEEASSRKEIMEKVERWMLARDEERWLEEYSMDENRYSVSRGAHKNLRRAERARGIVNKIPVLVASLIAKTKNWEEERKKVFLFDDVPLLAMLEEYNMSRQEREEEKQRQREKKKVQSQVVVDQDNAFGSRPGTSSRRLSNRSINGGFSNATPLNRRLSLSIHQLGNNSINSASQNISLMKDGRKIQGQKMFARPGFASHLRDETASVVSTFSGPVSP from the exons ATGGGTTCGTTTCAAACACCTATTGGAATGCGAAGCTCTGCATTATTAGAAACATCATGTGGATATCTGCTCCAAGAATTGCAG ATCATCTGGGATGAAGTTGGTGAGGATCAGTTTGAAAGAGAGAAGGTTCTCCTGGATTTAGAACAGGAGTGTCTCGAAGTTTATAGAAGAAAAGTGGACAGTGCAAATATATCAAGAGCTCGCCTGCATCAAGAATTAGCAGAATCTGAAGCTGAATTTACACATCTCCTTCTGTCACTTGGTGAACGATCTCTCCCCGGAAGG CCAGAAAAAAAGTCCGGAACACTTAAGGAGCAGCTGGATGCAATCACCCCAGCATTGCGGGAGATGAGGTTGAGGAAAGAAGAAAGAGTGAACCAGTTTCGAGCTGTGAAAGGGcaaattcaaaaaatttctGCAGAAATTGCAGGTCAGTCAGTGTATGACGACTCAATAACAAATGTCATAGTAAACGAGAATGATCTTTCCTTGAAGAAACTAGAGGAATACCAGATTGAGCTACAAACCCTTCACAACGAGAAG AATGACAGGCTCCAGCAAGTGGAGACATATATAGACACAATTCACAGATTATCCACAACATTAGGGATGGAATCTTCCATGATTGTAACCAAAGTTCATCCAAGTTTGAACGAACTGTGTGGCATATCAAAAAATATAAGTGACAGTATTCTGGCCAAACTCAACATCACCGTGGAATCTCTCAAGGAAGAAAAACAAAAGCGACTTGAAAAG CTTCACCATCTAGGAAAAGCATTGACAAATTTATGGAATCTTATGGGTACACCCTATGAAGATCGCCGGCTGTTTTCTCATGTCACTGGCTTGTTACCTGTCTCATCAGATGAAGTATCTGATCCTGGAAGCCTTACCCTGAATATAATGCAGCAG GCTGAAGCAGAAGTAAAGCGACTGGATCAATTAAAGGCAAGTAAGATGAAAGAGCTTTTCTTCAAGAAGCAGAATGAGCTAGAGAATATATGTAATAAATCACACATGGAGATCCCTTCACGACCTGAGATTGATAATATCATTACACTTataaactcgg GGGAGATAGACCATGCTGATCTCCTCATGAGCATGGACGAACAAATAGCAAGAGCAAAAGAAGAAGCTTCTAGTAGGAAGGAAATAATGGAAAAGGTTGAAAGGTGGATGTTAGCGCGAGATGAGGAACGCTGGTTAGAAGAATATAGCATG GATGAAAATCGATATTCAGTTAGCAGAGGTGCTCATAAGAATCTGAGACGTGCAGAACGTGCTCGAGGAATAGTGAACAAAATCCCAG TTTTGGTGGCCTCGCTTATAGCAAAGACCAAGAAttgggaagaagaaagaaagaaagtattcttatttgatgat GTACCTCTGTTGGCTATGTTGGAAGAATACAACATGTCAAGGCAGGAGAGAGAGGAAGAGAAGCAAAGACAAAGG GAAAAGAAGAAGGTGCAGAGCCAGGTAGTAGTCGACCAAGATAATGCATTCGGGTCCAGACCAGGCACCAGTAGTCGACGTCTTTCAAACAGAAGCATAAACGGAGGCTTTAGCAATGCAACCCCTTTAAATAGAAGGCTTTCTCTGAGTATCCATCAGTTGGGAAACAACAGCATCAATTCTGCATCTCAAAATATATCTTTGATGAAGGACGGACGGAAAATACAGGGACAAAAGATGTTTGCTCGACCTGGCTTTGCTTCCCATCTTCGAGATGAAACAGCTTCAGTGGTCTCAACATTTTCTGGCCCTGTATCTCCCTGA
- the LOC110627891 gene encoding ELMO domain-containing protein A isoform X4 — translation MVLKLFFQNEERLKRLKHRMKIYFDASRPDHQEALRALWSATYPDRELHGLISDQWKEMGWQGRDPSTDFRGAGFISLENLLFFAKTFSISFQRLLKKQGGKRSAWEYPFAVAGVNITFMIMQMLDLDATKPRTFVRSVFLQMLSENEWAFDLLYCVAFVVMDKQWLEKNATYMEFNDVLKSTRAQVERELLMDDVLRIEDMPSYALLS, via the exons ATGGTCTTGAAATTATTCTTCCAAAAC GAAGAAAGATTGAAAAGGTTGAAGCATAGGATGAAGATTTATTTCGATGCTTCCAGGCCAGATCACCAG GAAGCTTTAAGAGCACTGTGGTCTGCCACATATCCTGATAGGGAGCTACATGGATTGATATCTGATCAATGGAAGGAAATGGGATGGCAAGGAAGAGATCCATCTACTGATTTCAG AGGAGCTGGATTCATTTCTTTGGAGAACCTATTATTCTTTGCCAAAACATTTTCG ATATCATTTCAGCGTCTACTAAAAAAGCAGGGAGGAAAACGCTCTGCTTGGGAGTATCCATTTGCTGTTGCTGGTGTAAATATCACTTTCATGATCATGCAAATGCTTGATCTTGATGCCA cAAAACCTAGGACATTTGTCAGATCAGTTTTCTTACAAATGCTGTCAG AAAATGAATGGGCTTTTGACTTGCTCTATTGCGTGGCTTTTGTGGTCATGGACAAGCAATGGCTGGAGAAGAATGCAACATACATGGAGTTTAAT GATGTTTTGAAATCCACGAGAGCGCAAGTGGAAAGAGAACTTCTAATGGATGATGTCCTAAGGATAGAAGACATGCCTTCTTATGCCCTTCTCTCTTAA
- the LOC110627891 gene encoding ELMO domain-containing protein A isoform X2, with amino-acid sequence MSVVRTQGNCVAIRALSHQSSIPRCPHGSASSSDDATSGTPTWIGKGLTCVCFKRKGSYERICINLTPLQEERLKRLKHRMKIYFDASRPDHQEALRALWSATYPDRELHGLISDQWKEMGWQGRDPSTDFRGAGFISLENLLFFAKTFSISFQRLLKKQGGKRSAWEYPFAVAGVNITFMIMQMLDLDAKNEWAFDLLYCVAFVVMDKQWLEKNATYMEFNDVLKSTRAQVERELLMDDVLRIEDMPSYALLS; translated from the exons ATGAGCGTCGTCAGAACTCAGGGGAATTGCGTCGCGATCCGTGCTCTCTCTCATCAATCTTCCATCCCCCGGTGCCCTCACGGCTCTGCTTCCTCTTCAG ATGATGCAACTAGTGGGACGCCCACTTGGATTGGTAAGGGCCTCACTTGCGTATGCTTCAAGCGAAAGGGAAGTTACGAACGTATCTGCATTAACTTGACACCTCTACAG GAAGAAAGATTGAAAAGGTTGAAGCATAGGATGAAGATTTATTTCGATGCTTCCAGGCCAGATCACCAG GAAGCTTTAAGAGCACTGTGGTCTGCCACATATCCTGATAGGGAGCTACATGGATTGATATCTGATCAATGGAAGGAAATGGGATGGCAAGGAAGAGATCCATCTACTGATTTCAG AGGAGCTGGATTCATTTCTTTGGAGAACCTATTATTCTTTGCCAAAACATTTTCG ATATCATTTCAGCGTCTACTAAAAAAGCAGGGAGGAAAACGCTCTGCTTGGGAGTATCCATTTGCTGTTGCTGGTGTAAATATCACTTTCATGATCATGCAAATGCTTGATCTTGATGCCA AAAATGAATGGGCTTTTGACTTGCTCTATTGCGTGGCTTTTGTGGTCATGGACAAGCAATGGCTGGAGAAGAATGCAACATACATGGAGTTTAAT GATGTTTTGAAATCCACGAGAGCGCAAGTGGAAAGAGAACTTCTAATGGATGATGTCCTAAGGATAGAAGACATGCCTTCTTATGCCCTTCTCTCTTAA
- the LOC110627891 gene encoding ELMO domain-containing protein C isoform X1, producing the protein MSVVRTQGNCVAIRALSHQSSIPRCPHGSASSSDDATSGTPTWIGKGLTCVCFKRKGSYERICINLTPLQEERLKRLKHRMKIYFDASRPDHQEALRALWSATYPDRELHGLISDQWKEMGWQGRDPSTDFRGAGFISLENLLFFAKTFSISFQRLLKKQGGKRSAWEYPFAVAGVNITFMIMQMLDLDATKPRTFVRSVFLQMLSENEWAFDLLYCVAFVVMDKQWLEKNATYMEFNDVLKSTRAQVERELLMDDVLRIEDMPSYALLS; encoded by the exons ATGAGCGTCGTCAGAACTCAGGGGAATTGCGTCGCGATCCGTGCTCTCTCTCATCAATCTTCCATCCCCCGGTGCCCTCACGGCTCTGCTTCCTCTTCAG ATGATGCAACTAGTGGGACGCCCACTTGGATTGGTAAGGGCCTCACTTGCGTATGCTTCAAGCGAAAGGGAAGTTACGAACGTATCTGCATTAACTTGACACCTCTACAG GAAGAAAGATTGAAAAGGTTGAAGCATAGGATGAAGATTTATTTCGATGCTTCCAGGCCAGATCACCAG GAAGCTTTAAGAGCACTGTGGTCTGCCACATATCCTGATAGGGAGCTACATGGATTGATATCTGATCAATGGAAGGAAATGGGATGGCAAGGAAGAGATCCATCTACTGATTTCAG AGGAGCTGGATTCATTTCTTTGGAGAACCTATTATTCTTTGCCAAAACATTTTCG ATATCATTTCAGCGTCTACTAAAAAAGCAGGGAGGAAAACGCTCTGCTTGGGAGTATCCATTTGCTGTTGCTGGTGTAAATATCACTTTCATGATCATGCAAATGCTTGATCTTGATGCCA cAAAACCTAGGACATTTGTCAGATCAGTTTTCTTACAAATGCTGTCAG AAAATGAATGGGCTTTTGACTTGCTCTATTGCGTGGCTTTTGTGGTCATGGACAAGCAATGGCTGGAGAAGAATGCAACATACATGGAGTTTAAT GATGTTTTGAAATCCACGAGAGCGCAAGTGGAAAGAGAACTTCTAATGGATGATGTCCTAAGGATAGAAGACATGCCTTCTTATGCCCTTCTCTCTTAA
- the LOC110627891 gene encoding ELMO domain-containing protein A isoform X3 — protein MKCFGVVIKSDDATSGTPTWIGKGLTCVCFKRKGSYERICINLTPLQEERLKRLKHRMKIYFDASRPDHQEALRALWSATYPDRELHGLISDQWKEMGWQGRDPSTDFRGAGFISLENLLFFAKTFSISFQRLLKKQGGKRSAWEYPFAVAGVNITFMIMQMLDLDATKPRTFVRSVFLQMLSENEWAFDLLYCVAFVVMDKQWLEKNATYMEFNDVLKSTRAQVERELLMDDVLRIEDMPSYALLS, from the exons ATGAAATGCTTTGGTGTAGTTATAAAATCAG ATGATGCAACTAGTGGGACGCCCACTTGGATTGGTAAGGGCCTCACTTGCGTATGCTTCAAGCGAAAGGGAAGTTACGAACGTATCTGCATTAACTTGACACCTCTACAG GAAGAAAGATTGAAAAGGTTGAAGCATAGGATGAAGATTTATTTCGATGCTTCCAGGCCAGATCACCAG GAAGCTTTAAGAGCACTGTGGTCTGCCACATATCCTGATAGGGAGCTACATGGATTGATATCTGATCAATGGAAGGAAATGGGATGGCAAGGAAGAGATCCATCTACTGATTTCAG AGGAGCTGGATTCATTTCTTTGGAGAACCTATTATTCTTTGCCAAAACATTTTCG ATATCATTTCAGCGTCTACTAAAAAAGCAGGGAGGAAAACGCTCTGCTTGGGAGTATCCATTTGCTGTTGCTGGTGTAAATATCACTTTCATGATCATGCAAATGCTTGATCTTGATGCCA cAAAACCTAGGACATTTGTCAGATCAGTTTTCTTACAAATGCTGTCAG AAAATGAATGGGCTTTTGACTTGCTCTATTGCGTGGCTTTTGTGGTCATGGACAAGCAATGGCTGGAGAAGAATGCAACATACATGGAGTTTAAT GATGTTTTGAAATCCACGAGAGCGCAAGTGGAAAGAGAACTTCTAATGGATGATGTCCTAAGGATAGAAGACATGCCTTCTTATGCCCTTCTCTCTTAA